The Bacillus vallismortis genome window below encodes:
- the proC gene encoding pyrroline-5-carboxylate reductase → MKKIGFVGAGSMAEAMINGILQSGITKPEHIYITNRSNDERLIELKETYGVCPCRDKNEFFTQTDIIILAFKPKDAAESIDSIRSYIKDQLVISVLAGLTIETIQHYFGRKLAVIRVMPNTSAAIRKSATGFSVSAEASQEDMTAAKALLKTIGDATLVEERHLDAVTAIAGSGPAFVYRYIEAMEKAAQKIGLDEETAKALILQTMAGATDMLLQSGKQPAKLRKEITSPGGTTEAGLRALQDSRFEEAIIHCVEETAKRSAEIKEQFSGAALET, encoded by the coding sequence ATGAAAAAGATAGGATTTGTCGGCGCCGGGTCCATGGCAGAAGCAATGATTAACGGTATTTTGCAAAGCGGCATCACAAAACCAGAACATATCTATATCACAAACCGCTCAAATGACGAGCGTTTGATTGAATTAAAGGAAACGTACGGCGTGTGTCCCTGCAGAGATAAAAATGAGTTTTTCACTCAAACCGATATCATCATCCTCGCTTTTAAACCGAAGGACGCAGCGGAAAGCATTGACAGCATTCGTTCGTATATCAAGGACCAGCTTGTGATTTCAGTACTTGCAGGTCTTACCATCGAAACCATTCAGCACTATTTTGGCAGAAAGCTCGCGGTCATTCGCGTCATGCCTAATACATCTGCAGCCATCCGCAAATCAGCAACCGGATTTTCCGTAAGCGCTGAAGCAAGCCAGGAAGATATGACCGCCGCAAAAGCTTTATTGAAAACAATCGGTGATGCCACACTTGTTGAGGAACGGCATCTCGACGCTGTCACGGCAATAGCCGGCAGCGGCCCGGCCTTCGTGTACCGTTATATTGAAGCAATGGAAAAAGCGGCGCAAAAAATAGGATTGGATGAGGAAACGGCAAAGGCTCTCATTTTGCAGACAATGGCAGGGGCAACAGATATGCTCCTTCAAAGCGGCAAACAGCCCGCTAAACTGCGCAAGGAAATCACGAGTCCGGGAGGCACAACAGAGGCAGGTCTTCGCGCTTTACAGGACTCACGCTTTGAAGAAGCGATTATTCACTGTGTTGAAGAAACCGCTAAACGCAGCGCCGAGATTAAAGAGCAGTTTTCCGGTGCCGCTTTAGAGACGTAA